A genomic segment from Microbacterium sp. SORGH_AS_0428 encodes:
- a CDS encoding alpha/beta fold hydrolase — protein sequence MQLAVRSAGSGARTAILIHGIMSDSRAWHRVSGDLEAAGFRVIAVDLAGHGRSPRARSYSPGAWAEDVIETLEPMLAHAPDLIVGHSLGALVASIVAERLAPRAAVYVDPAFAFPRGVRGLAYKLAFAVAPKPRRGMLRRMNPGWSTQDIDLELASLQAWDKRTILGLADTRALVAPRRPRQPSLVVLAEKSLLITRAVAAAMRGDGLTVTVLPGAGHTVFRDDHAGFMGLVHGWIADHLSARA from the coding sequence ATGCAGCTCGCCGTCCGCTCCGCAGGTTCCGGTGCGCGCACCGCGATCCTCATCCACGGCATCATGTCCGACTCGCGGGCGTGGCATCGCGTGAGCGGCGACCTCGAGGCGGCCGGGTTCCGCGTGATCGCCGTTGACCTCGCCGGACACGGGCGCAGTCCTCGCGCCCGGAGCTACTCGCCGGGAGCCTGGGCCGAGGACGTCATCGAGACGCTGGAGCCGATGCTCGCGCACGCTCCGGATCTCATCGTCGGGCACTCCCTCGGAGCACTCGTGGCGAGCATCGTGGCCGAGCGGCTCGCGCCCCGCGCCGCCGTCTACGTCGACCCCGCCTTCGCCTTCCCTCGTGGAGTGCGCGGGCTCGCGTACAAGCTCGCTTTCGCCGTCGCCCCCAAGCCGCGTCGCGGGATGCTGCGCCGCATGAACCCCGGCTGGAGCACGCAGGACATCGACCTCGAGCTGGCGTCGCTGCAGGCATGGGACAAACGCACCATCCTCGGCCTCGCCGACACCCGCGCGCTCGTCGCGCCGCGTCGGCCCCGGCAGCCGAGTCTCGTGGTGCTGGCCGAGAAGAGTCTGCTGATCACGCGCGCCGTGGCCGCCGCGATGCGCGGGGACGGCCTCACGGTCACGGTGCTGCCGGGGGCGGGGCACACCGTCTTCCGCGACGACCACGCGGGGTTCATGGGACTCGTCCACGGCTGGATCGCCGATCACCTTTCCGCCCGCGCCTGA
- a CDS encoding DUF5684 domain-containing protein, whose protein sequence is MLNALVAAYSSPLVPDAGTVVLLVLVSLVPSLLVYVWGALALSRVYAKLGIEGWKAWIPVYNVAVLFIIGGLSPWLLLLYLIPFFGQIFVYVAFITAAHRVNVMFGQGVGMTVLAALLFPVWASVLGFGSARPLEQGAPRQAAAGGVEDLLGFAPQYAPAAEEFGARRDVPAPSAWIPPAPPAPGAPAAAPATAAMPIAGAWGEPPLPPAPVAPAVDPYAPADPYAAAPADPYAAPAPAVDPYAAPAVDPYAQPAPATPAHDAYPAPAADPYAPPVADAPSAPIDDPYVAPASPEPAPVMSWWQPAIVEEEAAPAAAAPAWVEPETPAAPAVAEPAPSDSFVPPAAPPVLRESFVAEPDAFPEASGEVSAVAGAPIAGMPRPAAASVAASRPGVGDIVEDTVIASRRRPKWALLLPDGSPMELTGDAVVLGRRPVPVHAAPGAQLVTVVDDTRTVSKTHALLRRRADAWMVSDLDSTNGVVVFAAQEEVDVAPGTEHEVTERFLLGDAELRIVRADA, encoded by the coding sequence ATGCTCAACGCACTCGTCGCCGCTTACTCCTCGCCGTTGGTCCCCGACGCAGGAACCGTCGTGCTCCTGGTCCTCGTGTCGCTCGTGCCGTCACTCCTGGTCTACGTCTGGGGTGCGCTCGCGCTGTCACGGGTGTACGCGAAGCTCGGCATCGAGGGCTGGAAGGCCTGGATCCCGGTCTACAACGTCGCCGTCCTGTTCATCATCGGCGGCCTGAGCCCCTGGCTCCTGCTCCTCTACCTCATCCCGTTCTTCGGGCAGATCTTCGTCTATGTCGCCTTCATCACCGCCGCGCACCGCGTGAACGTCATGTTCGGGCAGGGCGTGGGGATGACGGTGCTGGCGGCCCTGCTGTTCCCGGTCTGGGCGAGCGTTCTGGGCTTCGGCTCCGCCAGACCGCTCGAGCAGGGCGCTCCGCGACAGGCGGCGGCGGGCGGAGTAGAGGACCTTCTCGGTTTCGCGCCGCAGTACGCCCCGGCCGCCGAGGAGTTCGGTGCCCGCCGTGACGTCCCGGCGCCGTCGGCGTGGATCCCCCCGGCACCTCCGGCACCCGGCGCCCCGGCCGCGGCACCCGCCACCGCCGCGATGCCGATCGCCGGAGCGTGGGGCGAGCCGCCTCTGCCGCCCGCGCCCGTGGCGCCTGCCGTCGATCCCTACGCGCCGGCGGACCCGTACGCCGCAGCTCCGGCAGACCCGTACGCCGCCCCGGCGCCCGCCGTCGATCCGTACGCCGCGCCCGCCGTCGATCCGTACGCCCAGCCGGCTCCGGCGACCCCTGCTCACGACGCGTACCCGGCGCCCGCCGCCGACCCGTACGCGCCGCCCGTCGCCGATGCGCCCTCGGCCCCGATCGACGACCCCTATGTCGCCCCTGCCTCGCCCGAGCCCGCCCCCGTGATGTCGTGGTGGCAGCCGGCCATCGTCGAGGAGGAGGCCGCGCCCGCGGCCGCTGCGCCCGCGTGGGTGGAGCCGGAGACGCCCGCGGCGCCCGCCGTCGCAGAACCCGCGCCGTCCGATTCCTTCGTGCCGCCCGCGGCGCCTCCCGTGCTGCGGGAGTCCTTCGTCGCGGAGCCCGACGCCTTCCCCGAGGCCTCGGGCGAGGTGTCGGCCGTGGCCGGAGCGCCGATCGCGGGGATGCCGCGGCCCGCTGCCGCATCCGTCGCCGCCTCGCGGCCCGGTGTCGGCGACATCGTCGAAGACACCGTCATCGCATCGCGCCGCCGGCCCAAGTGGGCGCTGCTGCTGCCCGACGGATCGCCCATGGAGCTCACCGGCGATGCGGTCGTGCTCGGACGCCGGCCCGTTCCCGTGCACGCCGCGCCCGGGGCGCAGCTGGTGACCGTCGTCGACGACACCCGCACGGTCTCCAAGACCCATGCGCTGCTGCGTCGTCGTGCGGATGCATGGATGGTGAGCGATCTGGACTCCACGAACGGCGTCGTCGTGTTCGCCGCGCAGGAGGAGGTCGACGTGGCACCGGGGACCGAGCACGAGGTGACGGAGCGTTTCCTCCTGGGTGATGCGGAGTTGCGCATCGTGCGTGCAGACGCATGA
- a CDS encoding spermidine/putrescine ABC transporter substrate-binding protein yields the protein MERSLETQVSQAVDAWLRWLPRWEPATHRGRLAVCRRCLGSPILSAAGLGGDVPHAVQHGLSTRLKTVVDHAVAEYTARNLPLLQSELDQQATRNRARSYRPTEDLEPEYDGLPLDPDPIPGAPFLFTLAGMAADADVGIPALPPLSDEAKAALRHEVALADDYANLIGREVCQVLLHHRIRIQAAVAKYVEPQITAMLEELTRSLDVPFDPRDLDGPTP from the coding sequence GTGGAGCGCTCGCTCGAGACGCAGGTGAGCCAGGCCGTCGACGCCTGGCTGCGTTGGCTGCCCCGCTGGGAGCCGGCGACGCACCGCGGACGTCTCGCGGTGTGCCGCCGCTGCCTGGGCTCGCCGATCCTCTCGGCCGCGGGCCTCGGCGGCGACGTGCCGCACGCGGTTCAGCACGGCCTGTCCACCCGTCTGAAGACGGTCGTCGACCATGCGGTCGCCGAGTACACGGCGCGAAATCTTCCCCTGCTCCAGTCGGAGCTCGACCAGCAGGCGACGCGCAACAGAGCCCGCAGCTACCGCCCCACGGAGGACCTCGAACCCGAGTACGACGGTCTTCCGCTGGATCCGGACCCCATCCCGGGGGCGCCCTTCCTCTTCACCCTCGCGGGTATGGCCGCGGACGCGGATGTGGGCATACCCGCGCTTCCGCCTCTGTCCGACGAGGCGAAGGCGGCGCTGCGTCACGAGGTTGCGCTGGCCGACGACTACGCGAACCTGATCGGACGCGAAGTATGCCAGGTGCTGCTGCACCACCGCATCCGTATCCAAGCAGCGGTCGCGAAGTATGTAGAACCGCAGATCACCGCCATGCTGGAAGAGTTGACGCGTTCGCTCGACGTTCCTTTCGACCCCCGAGACCTCGACGGTCCCACTCCCTGA
- the rpsG gene encoding 30S ribosomal protein S7, translating to MPRKGPAPKRPVVNDPVYGAPIVSQLVNKILVDGKKSLAESIVYTALRGVEAKNGQDAVATLKKALDNVRPTLEVKSRRVGGSTYQVPVEVKPHRANTLALRWLVSYAKGRREKTMTERLQNEILDASNGLGAAVKRREDTHKMAESNRAFAHYRW from the coding sequence ATGCCTCGTAAGGGTCCCGCCCCGAAGCGTCCGGTCGTCAACGACCCGGTCTACGGCGCACCGATCGTCAGCCAGCTCGTCAACAAGATCCTCGTCGACGGCAAGAAGTCGCTCGCCGAGTCGATCGTCTACACGGCCCTCCGCGGCGTCGAGGCCAAGAACGGCCAGGACGCGGTGGCGACGCTGAAGAAGGCGCTCGACAACGTCCGTCCCACCCTCGAGGTCAAGAGCCGCCGCGTCGGTGGCTCGACCTACCAGGTGCCGGTCGAGGTCAAGCCGCACCGCGCCAACACCCTGGCGCTGCGCTGGCTCGTCAGCTACGCGAAGGGTCGTCGTGAGAAGACGATGACCGAGCGTCTGCAGAACGAGATCCTCGACGCCTCGAACGGCCTCGGTGCCGCGGTCAAGCGCCGCGAAGACACCCACAAGATGGCCGAGTCGAACCGCGCCTTCGCGCACTACCGCTGGTAA
- the rpsL gene encoding 30S ribosomal protein S12, translating into MPTIQQLVRKGRTPKVTKTKAPALKSNPQQAGVCTRVYTTTPKKPNSAMRKVARVKLRNGTEVTAYIPGEGHNLQEHSLVLVRGGRVKDLPGVRYKIVRGALDTQAVKNRKQARSRYGAKKG; encoded by the coding sequence GTGCCAACTATTCAGCAGTTGGTTCGCAAGGGGCGCACGCCGAAGGTCACCAAGACCAAGGCTCCCGCGCTGAAGTCGAACCCGCAGCAGGCCGGTGTCTGCACCCGTGTGTACACCACCACCCCGAAGAAGCCGAACTCGGCGATGCGCAAGGTCGCTCGTGTGAAGCTCCGCAACGGGACCGAGGTCACCGCCTACATCCCCGGCGAGGGCCACAACCTGCAGGAGCACTCGCTCGTGCTGGTGCGCGGCGGTCGTGTGAAGGACCTCCCCGGTGTGCGTTACAAGATCGTTCGTGGCGCCCTGGACACCCAGGCCGTCAAGAACCGCAAGCAGGCCCGTAGCCGCTACGGCGCGAAGAAGGGTTGA
- a CDS encoding ABC transporter, with translation MTEQKTPSAGEPVEEPTVVVDDVVGNANEALADAEVAQRTATGDQEVASERVVEEDVVVVETPTSDGERVVEEVVVTEAATDQGRADDDVPWYDRPETVPMDPEPAATTAIPAAAAATTVAPVAAPEPAYTSAAAQPIFVQAPEAPRPRGNRGAAGAIGLLAALAFAVLSFGVLFAFGYFYGGLGFVENDPAELALTLTGSWTFWMPVVVFYLGFWFLGAILNRARWAHWVIWGLLVGVAAYAGSLLGILFQAPFWELTARQGAELMQVSLFSPLPILAFVLGRELTVWFGAWVAARGRRVTALNDEAQREYERTLEAGPQLHQV, from the coding sequence ATGACCGAGCAGAAGACGCCCTCGGCCGGCGAACCCGTGGAGGAGCCGACCGTCGTCGTGGACGACGTCGTGGGCAACGCGAACGAGGCCCTGGCCGACGCGGAGGTCGCTCAGCGTACGGCGACCGGAGACCAGGAGGTCGCCTCGGAGCGTGTCGTCGAGGAGGACGTGGTGGTCGTCGAGACCCCGACCTCCGACGGCGAGCGTGTCGTCGAAGAGGTCGTCGTCACCGAGGCGGCGACCGACCAAGGCCGTGCCGACGACGACGTCCCCTGGTACGACCGCCCGGAGACCGTCCCCATGGACCCCGAGCCCGCTGCGACGACAGCCATTCCGGCTGCTGCCGCAGCGACGACGGTGGCCCCGGTCGCGGCGCCGGAGCCGGCCTACACCAGCGCCGCTGCTCAGCCGATCTTCGTGCAGGCGCCGGAGGCGCCCCGTCCCCGCGGCAACCGCGGTGCCGCGGGTGCGATCGGCCTGCTCGCCGCCCTCGCCTTCGCCGTCCTGTCGTTCGGCGTGCTCTTCGCCTTCGGCTACTTCTACGGCGGTCTGGGATTTGTGGAGAACGACCCCGCCGAGCTCGCCCTCACCCTGACAGGCTCGTGGACCTTCTGGATGCCGGTGGTCGTCTTCTACCTCGGCTTCTGGTTCCTCGGCGCGATCCTCAACCGTGCGCGCTGGGCCCACTGGGTCATCTGGGGACTGCTCGTCGGCGTCGCCGCCTACGCGGGCTCCCTTCTCGGCATCCTGTTCCAGGCGCCGTTCTGGGAGCTGACCGCCCGTCAGGGGGCGGAGCTCATGCAGGTCTCGCTGTTCTCCCCCCTGCCGATCCTCGCCTTCGTGCTGGGGCGTGAGCTCACGGTGTGGTTCGGTGCGTGGGTCGCCGCTCGCGGACGCCGCGTCACCGCTCTCAACGACGAGGCGCAGCGCGAGTACGAGCGCACCCTCGAAGCGGGTCCGCAGCTCCACCAGGTCTGA